One window of the Rhipicephalus sanguineus isolate Rsan-2018 chromosome 4, BIME_Rsan_1.4, whole genome shotgun sequence genome contains the following:
- the LOC119389597 gene encoding tigger transposable element-derived protein 6-like — protein sequence MAQDAKKRTALTYATKMEIIRRVERGEKKSAVAEAFKIPRSTLSTVLKQKKEIVEQDGGKHANARRIRPAAFEHVEECLHKWFVDIRARNIPVSGPMLQQKARDFAFILDAKDFSASAGWLQRFKNRYDIVGKAVMGESESANAAAMDKWLKEEWPQIHAKYQPKDIFNADETGLFWQMLPRQTLDTRGQKCHGGKQNKARITVLLAANMDGSMKLRPFVIGKFKTPNCMRRCRDLPVTYASNRKSWMTRELFGKWLRDWDTELGDQGRKVCLLVDNCSAHSADVPLSNIELKFLPPNTTSKLQPLDQGIIRAFKAIYKRRLIERLLIRLRMNEDLKIDLLGAIQMLKDAWESVKKETIANCFRHAGLTVGAEAIEEPTEDVEGSEEVLELDEMWSDFSRLVGDASDTLTLDDFVGDDDASDAVAELTDVEIAAEVTRQQPGIEAAEVEADVSANIPPPTSSEAVAGLALARRYCSTMEGTGLKFVECLDMVEQNIIRHAINQKKQATLHRFFSPQ from the coding sequence ATGGCGcaagacgcgaagaaacggactGCCTTGACGTATGCCACGAAAATGGAAATTATTCGGCGTGTCgaaagaggtgaaaagaagtcgGCCGTTGCCGAAGCTTTCAAAATACCACGCAGCACGTTAAGCACGGTCCTGAAGCAGAAGAAGGAAATTGTGGAGCAAGACGGCGGGAAGCATGCAAACGCACGGCGTATTCGACCCGCTGCCTTCGAACACGTCGAAGAATGTCTGCACAAATGGTTCGTCGACATAAGGGCTAGGAATATTCCTGTGTCGGGGCCAATGCTGCAGCAAAAGGCGAGAGACTTCGCATTCATCCTCGATGCCAAAGATTTTAGTGCCAGTGCGGGGTGGCTACAACGATTTAAGAATCGGTACGACATCGTCGGAAAGGCTGTCATGGGCGAAAGCGAGTCGGCGAACGCCGCAGCGATGGACAAGTGGCTGAAAGAAGAGTGGCCTCAAATTCATGCCAAATATCAACCAAAAGACATTTTTAACGCGGACGAAACGGGCCTCTTCTGGCAGATGCTGCCGCGGCAAACTCTGGACACCCGCGGGCAGAAATGTCACGGCGGCAAGCAAAACAAAGCCCGGATCACGGTCCTGCTTGCCGCGAACATGGATGGTTCGATGAAGCTTCGTCCATTTGTGATCGGCAAGTTCAAGACGCCGAACTGCATGAGGCGCTGCCGCGACCTCCCAGTCACCTATGCTTCGAACCGAAAGTCATGGATGACGCGTGAGCTGTTTGGAAAATGGTTGAGGGACTGGGATACGGAGCTTGGGGATCAGGGCAGGAAAGTGTGTCTCCTCGTCGACAACTGCTCGGCACACTCTGCAGATGTTCCATTGAGCAACATCGAGCTCAAGTtcctgccgcccaacaccaccTCCAAGCTCCAGCCTCTAGACCAAGGGATCATCCGTGCCTTCAAAGCGATATACAAGCGAAGGCTCATCGAGCGGCTGCTCATTCGTCTTCGAATGAACGAAGACCTGAAAATTGACTTGTTGGGCGCCATACAGATGCTTAAGGACGCTTGGGAGAGCGTGAAGAAAGAGACGAtcgccaactgctttcggcacgCTGGCCTCACCGTTGGCGCAGAGGCAATTGAAGAGCCCACTGAAGATGTTGAGGGCTCTGAAGAGGTTCTCGAGCTCGACGAAATGTGGAGCGATTTTTCGCGGTTGGTGGGCGACGCATCGGACACGCTGACACTGGACGACTTTGTTGGCGACGACGACGCGTCCGATGCGGTTGCCGAACTGACTGACGTGGAAATCGCTGCGGAGGTGACACGCCAGCAACCGGGAATTGAAGCCGCAGAAGTTGAAGCTGACGTCTCCGCAAACATTCCGCCGCCAACTTCTAGCGAGGCTGTGGCTGGTTTGGCTCTGGCGCGGCGCTATTGCAGCACGATGGAGGGCACCGGGCTCAAGTTTGTGGAATGCCTCGACATGGTAGAACAAAACATTATACGGCACGCCATCAACCAAAAGAAACAAGCTACGCTGCACAGGTTCTTTTCGCCCCAATAA